From the Gossypium hirsutum isolate 1008001.06 chromosome A02, Gossypium_hirsutum_v2.1, whole genome shotgun sequence genome, the window CCTAGTGTTAGTTGGATTAATCGACGATAATGAATGTGAGCCCaactctagttggataaaccaacaaTATTTGCACCCCGTGCTAGTCGGATTAACCAATGATAATAATTGTGagcccagctctagttggataaaccaacgGTGAATTGCGCCTAGCGCTAGCCAGATTAACCGACGATTGTGTGCCTAGCACTAGCCAGACAAGCTGACAAATATTGCGCCTAGCGCTAGTCAAAGCGTATTGATGATTATACAATTGCTTACTTCTACATTTTTCCTCATTTATTTTCCTTACAATACTCAATAATACGGATACATTTTATATCGTGAACAAATTTAACATTActtaatttaaatagtaattagaagtAAAATTAAGTTCAAgtctacgaacttacctcaacaaaatTGTCGTAATGGTAAGACAGTTAGCTACTCTGTTACTTTCATTTTTCCACGATTCACGTCTGGTTGATTCGTCCCTTAACCAAAGTGCATAATTTCATTATCAAAccctaaaatcttaaatttaataaCATCATACTTTGCTAAATTTATTTACAGCGTTTATCTAATTTCTAGTTATTGCTAATCaatttcattttacaaaataatctaTATATACTTAATGAACTTAGTAAATAAGTCCCAAATTTTCCAGCATGGAATAGTTCACTAAAATAGTCCCTATACTTCACCAAATTAACAATTTAAGCTGTGTTATTTCAAATTATAACCTTTTAGTCCTTAGGAAATATAATCAATAACACCACCACTCAATATGACCAATTTAATCTATAAAATTTATACACAAATCATCATATTAAAAACATTTAGTAttcaataaaataacatcaaacctTTTGAATTTCTCATCCATGGCAACTCTCAAAATTTCCATTCactctcaaaatttcaacatggtaaACTAATTCATAGCATTATatcttcaaaaacataaatttcatgcaaaaatcatcaaatttcactcacaaatttACTTATGCATTTGTCTACATGGTCGAATAGCTTTTCCCCCTCCCCCCTCCCCATGCTCCTTCAATTTTTCAGCAACCAAGAAAAACAATGATTTTTACTCTCTCCCCTATCTCCTTTTCACCTACTATAtcttttatctattattattattatttattttctaatatattATAATCATATAATACTAATAAAGTAGATTGAAACCATCCACTATCTAATATATATATCTGACATGGCTTATTTACTTAATAAGTCCCttttataaattctattttaaaatccAGTAGTAATTCCTACTTTTGTCTTTTATTTAGTTTAGTccctttttaataattaaaatttaattaatttttaaagtaactctcaaaaatataataataatatttttaagccCAATTTGTTAAGACGAGGTCCCGAAAGTATAATTCTTGGCATCTCTTActtacggggtgttacaaattcaaaCTCGCAACAAGGTGGGTGCATGGTGCCACGATACTCTAAAATAGAATTTCCCACTTATGATGATGTTGAAGATCCTTTAGTGTGGCTGAaaagatgtgaatttttttttggcaATCAATGAACTAACGAAGAAAATAAAGTAGAATTAGCTTTATTCCATCTCTTAGGAGAGGTACAATTGTGGTTTGATCAAATGGAAGAAGAGAAGACAAATCTTGATTGGAAGTGCTTCAAAGAGTGTTGTCATGTGAGGTTTGGGTCACCTATGAGTAATAACGCTTTGGGGGAACTTGCCAACCTGAGACAAACTAGGATTGTAGAGGAATATCAACACCAATTTAAATCACTATTGGCCAGAACTGCTGATCTTAAACCTTGACAACAACTAAACCTTTTTACTCTTGGGTTGGTAGAAGAACTTAGAATTGATATTGAGATACAACAATCGAAAAACCTTAGAGTTGCAATGAATATGGCTCACACATTGGAATGTAAACAAAAGGTCTCTTCCAAACTGTCACCTCGAGCCATCCTAAACTGGCCAACTTCCCAAAACACTTGTAGCAATTCAAACATTCCAACAACAAGGGGGACAAACAACGAAACCAAAATAGGTTCTTCTGCACCATTTATTAAGAGATTGACATGGGCGAAAATGGCAGAAAGAAAGGCTAAGGGGCTGTGTTATAATTGTGACGAGTCTTATTCCATGAGACACAAATGTAAAAGGTTATTTTGGATAGAAGTACCAGATGTTGAAGGCGAGCAAGATGATGATGAGATAGATGATTTTGGATAAGTTCTAAAGCTTATTTTGAATTTGAGCTTGAGGACAAGCTCAACTGCGAGAGGGGGAGTACTGATGTGGATGCTTTTATTGCAAtaagagttttagttttatttattttctttattatatcagattttattaatagttttagttttacttattaCGAAGGGGGTTTGTCAAAGATGAATTTGGAGTAACCATGCGTCAAAGTAAGAATTCTTCCTCGTCTAGACCCTTTACTAGATCTTACGCCAAGGTGCATAACATAAAAATGATCATATATTGCACAAAAAACACATGTAATTAAGTACTTTTAATTACTCTAGAAAATGTCTAATATTTTTAAGAATAGCTGGACTTCTTTTACCTCATGGTGAATTGAAACCAAGGCAGATAGAAcacaaacaaaaaattatatttgaaagttTGAACTGAAGAATCACAAGTGACTTGTTTGATTGGAAATTTATGAACAATACAATGTATAGCAGCAAAAAATGTTGTTCACACTATTAGTTAATCAATTTGACTAGCTACCATATCCTTTTTCTACAGAAGGAAACTATATTACTTTACTTTTTGAAGAATAACTACATGAACtaactagggtctaaatttaaccctaaatgaatcaatttttgggtttttttcctAAGCCTAGCCCCAAGAATAGAATCAATCTATACTACAGACATATTTGAgttatattttgatgtattacTTGTTGATGCAATTCTTCCCAAGGATGATTTGAAGGACTCATGACTGAGTGGCAATGGCCTATCTGGTAACTTGGGAATGTCAATATCACCTTCTAACATCTTGAGAGCCTCTGCAATTTTTGGCCTGAAAGCTACCATTACATGTGCACAGAGAATCCCAACCCGAACAAACCTTTCCATCACACCTTTCGGTCCTTCCTCTCTTATCGATTCATCGAAAATTTCCTGCACATTGCCTGATTTCGCAAGCTTCCAAGCCCAATCTGTGATTATTAGATAGGATGAATTTGATGTGTCAATCACTTTTCTCCCACTCATGATCTCAAGGATCACAATTCCAAAGCTGTAAACATCACTTTTCTCTGTTAATTGTCCATAGAGTGCATATTCTGGTGCTAAATAACCATGTGTGCCTGCAACTCTGGTGGTAAGATGAGACTGCCCTTCCAAACTCTGCTTTGCCAATCCGAAATCCGCAACCTTCGCTTTCATTTCCGAGTCTAATAGTATGTTGGTGGCTTTTATGTCTCGATGATAAATCGATGGTTTGATTCCATAGTGTAAGTAAGCTAGACCCTGGGCTACATCAAGAATTATGTTCTTCCGTTGAGGCCAACTCAGTTTTTGCCAAGTGAAATCATTGAATAGATGGTCACCAAGGCTGCCATTTGACATGAAATCATAGACCAGATATCTTCTTCTGCCTTTCATTATGTCACTCGTAAGACAACAACCTCGGAGCGAAAGAAGGTTCCGGTGTCTGATTTTGCTTATGATCTCGACTTCATTCGAGAAATCTTCGTCTCCCTCCAAATCCAAATCGAGGATCTGTTTCACAGCAACCAAAGTACCATCTGCAAGTGTTCCTTTATATACAACTCCATATGCACCTCGGCCTATCAAATTCCTCTGAGAAAATCCATCGGTGGCTTGTTCGAGCTCTGATAAATGAAACCATTTGGCACCCGAATTCGGCAACACACTCGCCCTGAAACTGCTCACGAATCTTCTGTGTGGAGCATTTCTCTTGTTCTTCTTATCCCATTTCCTATACAAAATTATCAGTGCAAAAGCAACCAAAACACCAACAAAAGCACCCAAGAAACCAAATACCAATTTTAACACGGTTTCATTGCTtaattttctctttgatttctcaTTAACAGAGCTATCCAATGGCAAGCCAAGTATGCAACCAGCTGCCCCTGGATCTTTTGGaccaaattcattgattacaccAATGGCATACAAAACAGTGAAATCAAAACACTTTGTGGAATTTGGATCAAGACTAAATAACTTTGAGAAAACATTGTAACCAGCTTCAATACAGGGTCTGCAATTCAAACCAGTCACATCACCTTTACAAGCAGTATCTAATGCAGTGACTGGACCAACTTTTTGAACCCAGTCTTGGACTGTTATAATCCCAGCGCAGTTTGAAACATTGCTGACGAATTGggtggagttcttaaagcaagaAGTGACCAGAGATGGGTGGACAGACCTGGCGGCAACCTGGGTCTGAAAACCAGAGAGACAAGAAGAAGCAACCGTGGGATTCGGCAGCTGAAAAACGGAGGTCTCTTTAAGATATTGGGCCATCCCCATGCCGAAGAGACTGATGAGCGTTTGGCAGCACTGGTTGCCTTGAGGGTCGAGACATGTGGTTTGGTTCCATGGGAAGGTTTCGACGTAACTTAGATCGATGGGGCATGAAGAATCGTTTGAATCAATGGCGGAAGTGGTGGAGAAAAGGGgaatgatgaagatgaagatgaagaagaagaaaaggtagTTTCCCATGGTGAGTTTTGCTGTATATGATGGTGTGAATCAATGGCGGCTTTGGGGGACATTTTGGAATTGTTTTTGATCGTATAAAGGCTTTGGTTTTCAGCAGAGAATTATCAATCTTGGC encodes:
- the LOC107951485 gene encoding probable receptor-like protein kinase At1g11050 translates to MGNYLFFFFIFIFIIPLFSTTSAIDSNDSSCPIDLSYVETFPWNQTTCLDPQGNQCCQTLISLFGMGMAQYLKETSVFQLPNPTVASSCLSGFQTQVAARSVHPSLVTSCFKNSTQFVSNVSNCAGIITVQDWVQKVGPVTALDTACKGDVTGLNCRPCIEAGYNVFSKLFSLDPNSTKCFDFTVLYAIGVINEFGPKDPGAAGCILGLPLDSSVNEKSKRKLSNETVLKLVFGFLGAFVGVLVAFALIILYRKWDKKNKRNAPHRRFVSSFRASVLPNSGAKWFHLSELEQATDGFSQRNLIGRGAYGVVYKGTLADGTLVAVKQILDLDLEGDEDFSNEVEIISKIRHRNLLSLRGCCLTSDIMKGRRRYLVYDFMSNGSLGDHLFNDFTWQKLSWPQRKNIILDVAQGLAYLHYGIKPSIYHRDIKATNILLDSEMKAKVADFGLAKQSLEGQSHLTTRVAGTHGYLAPEYALYGQLTEKSDVYSFGIVILEIMSGRKVIDTSNSSYLIITDWAWKLAKSGNVQEIFDESIREEGPKGVMERFVRVGILCAHVMVAFRPKIAEALKMLEGDIDIPKLPDRPLPLSHESFKSSLGRIASTSNTSKYNSNMSVV